A DNA window from Engystomops pustulosus chromosome 6, aEngPut4.maternal, whole genome shotgun sequence contains the following coding sequences:
- the LOC140134598 gene encoding phospholipase A2 inhibitor and Ly6/PLAUR domain-containing protein-like, with protein MGSLLLTTCLLSSLVSAGYSITCFVCRAEGEFSCTGEERPCPKDYVCAATSSITIMDGMQTKTFTRSCERRNACGVAGIIAYQRGHVKTATSCCYNDACYPSTPALPNDETRRNGLVCSSCTAHDSAWCYGKEKIDCTGQENRCIIMSDVYSGAKYAKNAFRGCAPKTICDLGSQSHNYGSITQRREITCSNHGHNIHSSFFILLVTVAISSKFLF; from the exons ATGGGCTCCCTGCTCCTCACCACCTGCCTCCTGTCCAGCCTCGTGTCTGCAG GTTATTCTATCACTTGTTTTGTCTGTAGAGCGGAAGGAGAGTTCTCATGCACTGGAGAAGAAAGACCTTGTCCTAAGGACTATGTGTGTGCGGCCACCAGCTCCATTACTATCATGG ATGGAATGCAGACAAAGACATTTACCAGATCTTGTGAAAGGCGCAATGCATGTGGAGTAGCGGGGATTATCGCCTACCAACGAGGGCACGTGAAAACAGCAACATCATGCTGTTACAATGATGCTTGCTATCCATCTACCCCAGCAT TGCCTAATGATGAAACTCGCCGGAACGGGCTGGTGTGTTCCAGCTGCACAGCTCACGATTCCGCATGGTGTTATGGTAAAGAGAAAATTGACTGCACCGGGCAGGAGAACAGGTGTATAATCATGAGTGACGTATACTCAG GAGCAAAATATGCCAAGAACGCTTTCCGTGGCTGCGCGCCTAAAACGATTTGTGACCTTGGAAGTCAAAGTCATAACTACGGATCCATCACTCAGAGAAGAGAAATCACTTGTTCCAACCACGGCCACAACATCCATTCCAGTTTCTTCATTTTACTCGTAACTGTGGCAATCTCATCCAAATTTCTTTTCTAG